One window from the genome of Salvelinus namaycush isolate Seneca chromosome 19, SaNama_1.0, whole genome shotgun sequence encodes:
- the LOC120064319 gene encoding lysosome-associated membrane glycoprotein 1-like, with product MKQHSRKQPLFLAFIAFLAVTLHQSFAATDVPPTAAAPQTTAPPPAPPARPERGNYTVTNVNGTVCLMARMGLQLNIRFSSASLNNTVQDVLNLQPNVTKSSGSCDSDSATLLLMAEEKTNLTFLFSLNATSSKYHLSGVTLSAAWPDMSEPFSASNSSLDYLRGTLGRSYMCREEQTLAVAVNFSLNTFQLQVQPFGLTGDQFGAAEECQLDEDDMLIPIIVGTALASLVLIVLVAYLIGRKRSHAGYQTI from the exons ATGAAACAACATAGCCGCAAACAACCCTTGTTCCTGGCGTTCATCGCGTTTTTAG cggTCACATTGCATCAGAGCTTTGCTGCCACTGATGTCCCGCCCACTGCTGCTGCCCCTCAAACCACGGCTCCGCCTCCTGCGCCCCCAGCCCGGCCTGAGAGGGGCAACTACACTGTAACCAACGTCAATGGGACCGTCTGTCTGATGGCCCGCATGGGACTGCAGCTCAACATCCGCTTCAGCTCTGCCTCTCTCAATAAT ACTGTGCAAGACGTGTTGAACCTCCAGCCCAACGTGACTAAGAGCTCAGGGTCATGTGACTCAGACAGTGCCACCCTGCTGCTGATGGCTGAGGAGAAAACCAACCTCACCTTCCTTTTCTCCCTG AATGCCACGTCCAGTAAGTACCACCTGAGTGGAGTGACTCTGTCTGCAGCCTGGCCGGACATGAGTG AGCCCTTCTCAGCCAGTAACAGTAGTCTGGACTACCTGCGTGGTACCCTGGGGCGTAGTTACATGTGTCGTGAGGAGCAGACTCTGGCTGTGGCTGTGAACTTCTCTCTCAACACCTTCCAGCTGCAGGTGCAGCCCTTCGGCTTAACCGGGGACCAGTTTGGAGCAG cGGAGGAGTGTCAGCTGGATGAGGATGACATGTTGATCCCCATCATCGTGGGCACTGCGCTGGCCAGCCTGGTCCTCATCGTCCTTGTGGCCTACCTTATCGGCAGGAAGAGGAGCCACGCCGGGTACCAGACTATCTGA
- the LOC120064320 gene encoding T-cell surface glycoprotein CD3 zeta chain-like, producing MTIPWRTGVMLMFFSSAEASLNEPVICYILDGVLILYSIITTVLFFKVKWGQSVTEPVEDSTYAELLTGTIADDYEDLRTDQTAATRRKRKQEASSDTYQALQIKNDGREVYQVIESKGRTRKKDKKAKVPQPLSANIQAQTRPSATSKLI from the exons ATGACCATTCCATGGAGGACAGGTGTCATGCTGATGTTCTTTTCTTCTGCAG AGGCTTCATTGAATGAACCGGTCATCTGCTACATACTGGACGGAGTCCTGATTCTCTACTCCATCATCACCACCGTTCTATTCTTCAAAGTGAAG TGGGGCCAGTCTGTAACTGAACCTGTGGAGGACTCCACATATGCA GAACTCCTGACGGGTACTATTGCTGACGACTATGAGGATCTAAGGACTGACCAGACTGCAGCTACTAGACGG AAGCGCAAACAGGAAGCTAGTAGCGACACATACCAG GCTCTCCAGATAAAAAATGATGGGCGTGAGGTCTACCAGGTGATCGAGTCCAAGGGGAGG ACTCGCAAGAAGGACAAGAAAGCCAAGGTCCCCCAGCCTCTCAGTGCAAACATCCAGGCTCAGACCCGGCCCTCCGCCACCTCCAAACTGATCTGA